The following proteins are co-located in the Campylobacter concisus genome:
- a CDS encoding ABC-type transport auxiliary lipoprotein family protein produces the protein MRNLIFLTATLLFLGCSLKTDVPVATMYEIHYSNKACSAENKQKELKNVFIENVSALDMVDTRKILIVAENNKIRYLSDAKFVSEPSEMVYKSLVKGLYSNCAAKPIFSPNAKDLRLKVSIISLQIRGDKAEVSLAYELFNANTSLKSGMITKEIFCPDPSSSTIFDTINKATNLAIDTLISEIIS, from the coding sequence ATGAGAAATTTAATCTTTCTAACGGCTACGCTTTTATTTCTTGGCTGCTCGCTAAAGACAGATGTGCCAGTTGCAACGATGTATGAAATTCACTATTCAAATAAGGCTTGCTCAGCTGAAAATAAGCAAAAAGAGCTAAAGAATGTCTTCATCGAAAATGTAAGCGCTCTTGATATGGTCGATACTAGAAAAATTTTGATCGTAGCTGAAAATAATAAAATTAGATATCTAAGCGACGCTAAATTTGTATCTGAACCAAGCGAAATGGTCTATAAGTCACTTGTAAAAGGGCTTTATTCAAACTGTGCTGCTAAGCCGATATTTTCGCCAAATGCAAAGGATCTTAGACTAAAAGTTAGCATTATCTCTCTTCAGATAAGAGGCGACAAAGCCGAAGTCTCGCTAGCTTATGAGCTGTTTAATGCAAACACTTCGCTAAAATCTGGCATGATCACAAAAGAAATTTTTTGTCCAGATCCAAGCTCAAGTACTATTTTTGATACGATAAATAAGGCTACAAATTTAGCAATCGATACGCTAATCTCTGAAATAATCTCTTAA
- a CDS encoding MlaD family protein — protein MENRNSYTIVGMFFMACLTAFAIFIWWMTSKNNTKVDFKEYYIHTTELPSGLKVDSTVKFIGVPAGSVSDINFVDDKNALINITMKIREDLPIKADSVASIEVQAISGVASINISRGTKDFASGQKPILQLEESLFSKLGNNAENITLKINQTLDKVDNFFSPENIAHVESVLKNIDKFTQVLTDEEGLSEVDSIVKNVKNFTDTLNKTDTKELVKNLNRLISNANQVFVSANSAITGYNSLQDLITKKAKDGEYDLRNTVGPLLREASDFLNGFDKTLREFRGALQRLEDNPYEFFFTNPVPNDKGDKK, from the coding sequence ATGGAAAATAGAAATTCTTATACTATTGTCGGCATGTTTTTTATGGCTTGCCTTACAGCATTTGCGATATTTATCTGGTGGATGACTAGTAAAAATAATACAAAGGTTGATTTTAAAGAGTACTACATCCACACAACCGAGCTACCAAGTGGATTAAAGGTTGATTCAACAGTTAAATTTATCGGTGTGCCAGCAGGAAGTGTTAGCGATATAAATTTTGTCGATGATAAAAACGCTCTCATAAACATCACTATGAAGATAAGAGAGGATCTGCCGATAAAGGCTGATAGTGTAGCAAGTATCGAAGTTCAAGCTATTAGCGGTGTGGCTAGTATAAATATAAGCCGTGGCACGAAAGACTTTGCATCAGGTCAAAAGCCTATCTTACAGCTTGAAGAGAGCCTCTTTTCAAAGCTTGGAAACAACGCTGAAAACATTACTTTAAAGATAAATCAAACACTTGATAAAGTCGATAACTTTTTCTCGCCTGAAAATATTGCTCACGTAGAGTCAGTCCTTAAAAATATCGATAAATTTACACAAGTTTTAACAGACGAAGAGGGATTAAGCGAGGTTGATAGTATCGTTAAAAATGTGAAAAATTTTACAGATACTTTAAACAAAACCGATACAAAAGAACTGGTTAAAAATTTAAATAGACTAATTTCAAATGCGAACCAAGTCTTTGTGTCGGCAAATTCGGCTATCACCGGATATAATTCGCTGCAAGATCTCATCACTAAAAAGGCTAAAGATGGTGAATACGACCTTAGAAATACAGTTGGGCCGTTATTAAGAGAAGCGAGTGATTTTTTAAATGGATTTGATAAGACGCTTCGCGAATTTAGAGGCGCGCTTCAAAGGCTTGAAGACAATCCTTACGAGTTTTTCTTCACAAATCCAGTGCCAAATGACAAAGGAGATAAAAAATGA
- a CDS encoding ABC transporter ATP-binding protein yields the protein MNEIIVGKNITTSYGDKIMHDNVSWSIKEAEIYGFLGGSGAGKTTLMKTMIYLKKPSEGDIFFDGVNMWKSSQDEQQEIKLKSGTMFQFGALYSSMTILDNVGVLLHEYSKFNKRQIDEIAMFWIQKVGLKKEVSMLYPSELSGGMKKRAALARALVLSPRVLFLDEPNSGLDPVSSRQMDALIKELRDSIGVTVVMVTHDADSIFDILDRFLIIDNKKIAFEGNIKELEYLKNNPLEELFKMRKK from the coding sequence ATGAACGAGATAATAGTTGGAAAAAACATAACGACAAGTTATGGCGATAAGATAATGCACGATAATGTGAGCTGGAGCATCAAAGAGGCTGAAATTTATGGCTTTTTAGGTGGTAGTGGCGCTGGCAAAACGACGCTTATGAAGACGATGATATATCTAAAAAAGCCAAGCGAGGGCGATATATTTTTTGATGGCGTCAATATGTGGAAAAGTAGTCAAGATGAGCAGCAAGAGATAAAGTTAAAAAGTGGAACGATGTTTCAGTTTGGCGCACTTTATAGCTCGATGACGATACTTGATAACGTGGGTGTTTTGCTTCATGAGTACTCTAAATTTAACAAGCGCCAGATCGATGAGATCGCGATGTTTTGGATACAAAAGGTGGGGCTAAAAAAAGAGGTCTCGATGCTCTATCCAAGCGAGCTAAGTGGCGGTATGAAAAAGCGTGCTGCGCTAGCAAGAGCTTTGGTGCTAAGTCCAAGGGTGCTATTTTTAGATGAGCCAAATAGTGGCCTTGATCCTGTTAGCTCACGTCAGATGGATGCACTCATAAAAGAGCTTCGTGATAGTATCGGCGTGACCGTTGTCATGGTAACGCACGATGCTGATAGTATTTTTGATATTTTGGATAGATTTTTGATAATAGATAACAAAAAAATAGCCTTTGAGGGAAATATAAAAGAGCTTGAATATCTTAAAAACAATCCACTTGAAGAGCTATTTAAAATGAGGAAAAAATAG
- a CDS encoding MlaE family ABC transporter permease: protein MQNKNDIIFVVANSAQTIKFIGEFSYKDAKNLQSIFKKIQKLNGNIKFDFSELKSIDYAVLILLRNALNGKKFEIITNDEKIKAMGDLLNDEKIDFNYMPPHNSLNFFSRLGEKICEGFVNLAEFGTFLGEFLIKSVKILFNPASLRFREFSNYIKDGGVNAVFIVSLTAFLIGVVLAYLGSAMLASFGASIFIVEIMGMLTLREVAPLIAAIVIAGRSASSFTAQIGAMKLTEEIDAMKTMGFEPFNFLVLPRIIAMVLCVPVIIFIADAISILGQMIICQTILDISFSDYLNRFREMVELRHFAVGMIKAPFFGAVIAIIGCMRGFGVSQNAQSLGAMTTVSVVNAIFWVIALDAFFAIIFMWLKI, encoded by the coding sequence TTGCAAAATAAAAATGATATCATTTTTGTAGTCGCAAATAGCGCTCAGACTATAAAATTTATAGGTGAGTTTAGCTATAAAGACGCAAAAAATTTACAAAGCATTTTTAAAAAAATCCAAAAACTTAACGGCAATATTAAATTTGATTTTAGTGAGCTAAAAAGCATTGATTACGCTGTTTTGATACTTTTAAGAAATGCACTAAATGGTAAGAAATTTGAGATCATTACAAATGATGAAAAGATAAAGGCAATGGGCGATCTTTTAAATGATGAAAAGATTGATTTTAACTATATGCCGCCGCACAATAGTCTAAATTTCTTCTCACGACTCGGTGAAAAAATTTGTGAAGGTTTTGTGAATTTAGCTGAGTTTGGCACGTTCTTGGGCGAATTTTTAATAAAAAGCGTAAAAATTTTATTTAATCCAGCCAGTCTTAGATTTAGGGAATTTAGTAACTATATAAAAGATGGCGGCGTAAATGCCGTTTTTATCGTATCCCTCACTGCTTTTTTGATAGGTGTTGTGCTTGCCTATCTTGGCAGTGCGATGCTTGCAAGCTTTGGGGCAAGTATATTTATAGTAGAGATCATGGGTATGCTAACGCTTAGAGAGGTGGCCCCACTCATCGCTGCTATCGTCATCGCGGGTAGATCAGCCTCTAGTTTTACTGCTCAAATTGGCGCTATGAAGCTAACTGAGGAGATAGACGCGATGAAGACAATGGGCTTTGAGCCATTTAACTTCTTGGTCTTGCCACGCATCATCGCCATGGTGCTTTGTGTGCCTGTCATTATCTTTATAGCTGACGCGATAAGCATCTTAGGACAGATGATCATTTGCCAAACGATACTTGATATCAGCTTTAGCGACTATTTAAATAGATTTCGCGAGATGGTTGAGCTTAGGCACTTTGCTGTTGGTATGATAAAGGCTCCATTTTTTGGCGCGGTGATAGCGATCATTGGGTGTATGAGGGGATTTGGTGTGAGCCAAAACGCCCAAAGCCTTGGAGCAATGACAACAGTTAGCGTTGTAAATGCGATATTTTGGGTTATCGCGCTTGATGCGTTTTTCGCGATAATTTTTATGTGGCTAAAGATATGA
- the tgt gene encoding tRNA guanosine(34) transglycosylase Tgt, with the protein MKFEVIKKDKNARRGILTTAHSVIQTPVFMPVGTVGAVKSLDAFDMSEILDAKIILANTYHMYLRPGSKVVREFGGLHGFSKFERSFLTDSGGFQAFSLRSNTKNDDGGIKFKSHIDGSTHYFTPKSVLDTQYDLGSDIMMILDDLVALPAEPKRIDLSIKRTIKWAKEAIDYHKFMQSKGVGLEQNIFGIVQGGTDYEARKFCAEALNELSFDGLAIGGLSVGESNEAMYDTVEAVMPFMDELRPRYLMGVGTPEDLVENVERGVDMFDCVMPTRNARNGTLFTSFGKINIKSAKFINDHAPIDPQCQCYTCKRYSRGYLNHLFKARELTFFRLASLHNLHYYLNLMKEMREAIERGEFTKFKRNFYAKRVKNEL; encoded by the coding sequence ATGAAATTTGAAGTTATAAAAAAAGATAAAAACGCAAGGCGTGGTATCCTAACAACTGCCCATAGCGTGATACAAACGCCAGTTTTCATGCCAGTTGGCACGGTTGGTGCGGTTAAAAGCTTAGACGCCTTTGATATGAGTGAAATTTTAGACGCAAAGATAATCTTAGCGAACACCTACCACATGTATCTGCGCCCCGGAAGCAAGGTCGTGCGCGAGTTTGGCGGGCTTCATGGATTTTCTAAGTTTGAGCGCTCTTTTTTAACAGATAGCGGTGGATTTCAGGCATTTTCGCTTAGGTCAAACACTAAAAACGATGATGGTGGGATAAAATTTAAAAGCCACATCGACGGCAGCACGCACTATTTTACGCCAAAGTCCGTTCTTGATACGCAATACGATCTAGGTAGCGACATTATGATGATACTTGATGATTTGGTTGCCCTACCTGCTGAGCCAAAGAGGATCGATCTAAGCATAAAGCGAACGATAAAATGGGCAAAAGAGGCGATTGATTATCATAAATTTATGCAAAGTAAAGGCGTTGGCTTAGAGCAAAACATCTTTGGTATCGTTCAAGGAGGCACTGATTATGAGGCACGTAAATTTTGCGCCGAAGCTTTAAATGAGCTGTCATTTGATGGCCTTGCAATAGGAGGACTAAGCGTTGGCGAGAGCAACGAGGCGATGTATGACACTGTTGAGGCGGTTATGCCATTTATGGATGAGCTAAGGCCGCGTTATCTAATGGGCGTTGGCACGCCAGAGGATCTCGTAGAAAACGTGGAGCGAGGCGTTGATATGTTTGACTGCGTCATGCCAACAAGAAACGCAAGAAACGGCACGCTCTTTACTAGCTTTGGCAAGATAAATATAAAATCAGCTAAATTTATAAACGACCACGCGCCAATTGACCCGCAGTGTCAGTGCTATACCTGCAAACGCTACTCCAGAGGCTATCTAAATCACCTTTTTAAGGCAAGAGAGCTCACATTTTTTAGGCTAGCAAGCCTTCACAACCTGCACTACTATCTAAATTTGATGAAAGAGATGAGAGAGGCAATAGAAAGAGGCGAATTTACTAAATTTAAGAGAAATTTTTATGCTAAAAGGGTAAAAAATGAGCTATAA
- a CDS encoding CorA family divalent cation transporter, which produces MSYKSSVCGYFYGDEYDYILLVSFTQKQSYKFLFKNGKIYKEDFDHECDKNEFETALKKLCNEYVNKILEHQEELNEYEKIYASRKNFNKFIKRHHFLKYEIRKFQNKISHFYETLSICQSEQQNLKKELKNSTHEANVFRTMANEYACRIDDIYTFIQSIKNDKINQNIYILTMISAVMLPLNLITGFFGMNTQGLPFNETKNATMIVVSIMFGVILCCVIFLFWYTNKKK; this is translated from the coding sequence ATGAGCTATAAAAGTTCAGTTTGTGGATATTTTTATGGCGATGAATACGACTATATTTTGCTTGTTTCTTTCACGCAAAAACAAAGCTATAAATTTTTATTTAAAAATGGCAAAATTTATAAAGAAGACTTTGATCACGAATGTGATAAAAACGAGTTTGAAACAGCTCTTAAAAAGCTATGCAATGAATATGTAAATAAAATTTTAGAGCATCAAGAAGAACTAAACGAGTATGAAAAAATTTACGCTAGTCGAAAAAACTTTAACAAATTTATCAAAAGACACCACTTCTTAAAATACGAGATTAGAAAATTTCAAAACAAGATATCTCACTTTTATGAGACCCTTTCGATTTGTCAAAGCGAGCAACAAAATTTAAAAAAAGAGCTTAAAAATAGTACTCATGAGGCAAATGTTTTTAGAACAATGGCCAATGAGTATGCCTGCAGAATAGATGATATTTATACATTTATACAAAGTATAAAAAATGACAAAATCAATCAAAATATTTACATTTTGACAATGATATCAGCTGTAATGCTACCACTAAATCTGATAACTGGGTTTTTTGGCATGAATACACAAGGCTTGCCATTTAATGAAACTAAAAATGCTACTATGATAGTTGTATCAATAATGTTTGGAGTAATTCTTTGTTGTGTTATTTTTTTATTTTGGTATACAAATAAGAAGAAGTAG
- the rplS gene encoding 50S ribosomal protein L19 produces the protein MRNKYIEAFENAQIASKNIPDFRAGDTLRVATRIHEGDKTRIQNFEGICIARRGSGTGETFIIRKIGANSVGVERIFPIFSDSIEEIKVLRKGRVRRAKLFYLRDLRGKAAKIRELRK, from the coding sequence ATGAGAAATAAATACATTGAAGCATTTGAAAATGCTCAAATTGCTAGTAAAAATATTCCTGACTTCCGTGCAGGAGATACATTGCGTGTTGCTACTCGTATTCACGAAGGCGATAAAACTAGAATTCAAAATTTTGAAGGTATTTGTATAGCTAGACGTGGTAGCGGTACCGGCGAAACATTTATCATTAGAAAAATTGGCGCTAATAGTGTTGGCGTTGAGAGAATTTTCCCAATTTTTAGTGACTCAATTGAAGAGATAAAAGTTCTTAGAAAAGGTCGTGTTAGAAGAGCTAAATTATTCTATCTACGTGACCTTCGTGGTAAAGCTGCTAAGATTCGCGAACTTAGAAAGTAG
- the trmD gene encoding tRNA (guanosine(37)-N1)-methyltransferase TrmD, producing MKFTFITLFENLVKPYFCDSILKRAISNKFIEIDFINPRNFTKDKHNKVDDYMIGGGAGLLMFPQPLDESIKFLKAKDKNTHVIFLTPVGKRFNQNDAKRLSKKDHICFVCSRYEGLDERVVELWADEVFCIGDFVLTGGELPALCMSDAISRNVPGVLGNDMSLEVESFEDNLLEAPSFTKPDNFRSIFVVSEFLKGNHAKIHTLKNKMAHCKTRFFRPDLYQKLKPHK from the coding sequence ATGAAATTTACATTTATTACACTTTTTGAAAATTTAGTTAAACCTTATTTTTGTGATTCTATTTTAAAACGTGCGATTAGTAATAAATTTATTGAAATCGATTTTATAAATCCAAGAAATTTTACTAAAGATAAGCATAATAAAGTTGATGATTATATGATCGGAGGCGGAGCAGGGCTTTTGATGTTTCCACAGCCTTTGGATGAGTCGATCAAATTTCTAAAAGCAAAAGATAAAAATACTCACGTGATATTTTTGACGCCAGTTGGTAAAAGATTTAATCAAAATGATGCAAAGAGGCTTTCTAAAAAAGATCACATTTGTTTTGTTTGCAGTAGATATGAAGGTCTTGATGAACGAGTTGTTGAGCTTTGGGCAGATGAAGTTTTTTGTATAGGTGATTTTGTTTTAACTGGTGGAGAGCTTCCTGCGCTTTGTATGAGCGATGCAATATCAAGAAATGTACCTGGAGTTTTAGGAAACGATATGAGCCTTGAAGTTGAGAGTTTTGAGGATAATTTGCTTGAAGCCCCATCTTTTACAAAGCCTGATAATTTTAGATCAATCTTTGTGGTTTCAGAGTTTTTAAAGGGTAACCATGCTAAAATCCACACTTTAAAAAATAAGATGGCTCACTGCAAAACAAGGTTCTTTCGCCCTGATTTATATCAAAAGCTTAAGCCACATAAATAA
- the rimM gene encoding ribosome maturation factor RimM (Essential for efficient processing of 16S rRNA) has product MNSDIVEVATIGRCVGLKGYLKLHNKSDFPEQFKKGATFFDKNNDQLTIKDYNRQKELVLFENFDDLDLAKALVNRTIYTTKELTRKNCKLKKNEFFQFDIIGLKVIENGEILGIVEDIQDNFANSLLYIKTDEKLIMSGNPKNFYIPYLEHFIISVNLDNEEILVKGAISILENS; this is encoded by the coding sequence TTGAATAGTGATATTGTTGAAGTCGCTACCATCGGAAGATGTGTTGGTTTAAAGGGCTATTTAAAGCTTCACAATAAGAGCGACTTCCCAGAACAGTTTAAAAAAGGTGCAACCTTTTTTGACAAAAACAATGATCAGCTGACTATAAAAGACTACAATAGACAAAAAGAACTGGTTTTGTTTGAAAATTTTGATGACTTAGATCTTGCTAAAGCGCTTGTAAATAGAACTATATACACCACAAAAGAGCTCACTAGAAAAAACTGCAAATTAAAAAAAAATGAATTTTTTCAGTTTGATATTATTGGCTTAAAAGTTATAGAAAATGGTGAAATTTTGGGTATTGTAGAAGATATCCAAGATAATTTTGCAAATTCACTTTTATACATAAAAACAGATGAAAAGCTTATTATGAGCGGCAATCCAAAGAATTTTTACATTCCATATTTAGAGCATTTTATTATAAGTGTAAATTTAGATAATGAAGAGATTTTGGTAAAAGGTGCTATATCCATTTTAGAAAATTCATGA